GGACGAAAAATTTCCGGTCGGGACGATTCCGATTGATTCGATTTTTTCTCCGATCAAAAAAGTCAATTTTGCGGTAACCAATGCTCGGGTCGGTCAGATTACCGATTATGACAAGTTGACCCTCGAAGTTTGGACCGATGCCAGTATCCGTCCTGATGATGCTGTTGCTTACGCAGCAAAAATTTTGAAAGAGCAGCTGCAAATTTTTATCAACTTTGATGAGAATATCGAGCCTGCGCCAGACGAGCGTGAAGATGAATCGCGCAAGATCAATGAAAACCTCTATCGGAGTGTTGAGGAACTTGAGCTGTCGGTGCGCAGTGCGAACTGCCTGAAAAATGCAGATATTCATTTGATCGGTGAACTGGTTCAGAAAACTGAAGCCGAGATGCTTAAAACGCAGAATTTTGGTCGCAAATCCTTGAATGAAATTAAGGATACTATGGCTGAAATGGGGCTCACTCTCGGGATGCAGGTCGACAATTTCCCCGATCCGGATTATATGAAGATGATGCAGAAGGCTGAAGAAGAAGAGTGATTTTCAGCCCGGTGATATTTAGGAAAGGAATCGTTAAACGATGCGTCACAATAATACAGGCAGACGGCTCGGTCGTAACTCCAGCCACCGCAAGTCGATGCT
This Desulfuromonadaceae bacterium DNA region includes the following protein-coding sequences:
- a CDS encoding DNA-directed RNA polymerase subunit alpha, whose product is MYKNWRDLIRPKRLQIDSDTLTGAYGKFEAEPFERGFGTTLGNSLRRVLLSSLQGAAITSVRVKGVLHEFSTIPGVTEDMTDIILNLKGVLLRLHGHDMRNIRIVKKGAGPIVAGDIVTDNNVEILNPDHHIATCGKEADVEMDMTVALGKGYVPADRNRDEKFPVGTIPIDSIFSPIKKVNFAVTNARVGQITDYDKLTLEVWTDASIRPDDAVAYAAKILKEQLQIFINFDENIEPAPDEREDESRKINENLYRSVEELELSVRSANCLKNADIHLIGELVQKTEAEMLKTQNFGRKSLNEIKDTMAEMGLTLGMQVDNFPDPDYMKMMQKAEEEE